CTAGTGAGAGTACTGCAACATGTACGCCTGCCACGAACTGTCCTATATCCATGTAGCCCATAATTGGAATAGATTCAATGGGATTATGCTGACGTGATTTGCAGTTTCAATCACTGTCTATTTGGGTGCCCACTACTCACCTTTCCGAAGAGATGGCCGATGAGCATTTCGGGCAAAGCAGTGACCTGAAAAGAGATTGAAAAGATGATTTGTATATTTTTTTCCATGGGTCAAATAGCAATCATATACATAGCTACGTTAATACTGTATAAACAAGCTACGTGACAATGTTGACAATCtaaaaagggctatataaatcattAAAGTTGATGGGTTGTTGTGGATCTGTGGTTGTGTGGAGATGGTCCAGTATAGTACCTTGTTTGCAGCCCAGTCCATCCACCCCTCAGCACAATGGTTGATGTTAACCAGAACCAGGCCTTCCACCAATGCTGGGTAGTCCAGCtaaaaacagaaacaaacatttgGTCAATGACTTCATAATGGTGAAACTATACAAACAGTGCTCATTGAAACCTCATAGGGGTCATTTTCATTCACTATACTCATTGAAAGATCAACGTTTCGTCAGTTAGGAGTTAAAACATTCGTCTCCCTCCATCATCTGGGTTTCAGCATATTGAGACGGAGTCCCTACAGGGCCGGGTGTTTTGGTCTACAACATTTCCAGACTCTCAGCAGCAGGCTAAAGCAATAAACAGGACTCTACACCCAAAATCAGCACAGCATCACTGGGAACATTAATCTACTATAACTTCTAATCCCGATTTGATTAAAACTCTTCATAATGAACCAAATTTAAACGTAATTgaaaggggaagggaggagggcaTCAAACTCACAGCGAATCTCGCCAGGATGTAGGCTCCAGCTCCGACGGCTATTCCAATGATGCTTTTCAGGCTGTGGTTATTAACAAACAGAATATCATCAGAATTTTTGAGCCAATGGATGAGGGTCTAAGGCATCATAGTCTttattcataaagcatctcaaAATAGGAGTTCTCTTCATTATGACCTAGAAGGCAAAACAGCACCTCTAATCTGAGACACTATGAAAATAGATCCTGAAAGGTAAGTAGCatgacatgctgaccacaccgctcgcgtcgcgagcacatacatgttattcaatcattgcccCCACACTGCTCACGTGCATTAGCGTAGCCAAgcactaaaatagaacttggttctactTGTGAACCTTGACacactgcaagtcctgcctctcccatctcctcattggtttttaggagcatatacccacgtgggtgaatgaaagatgaactgaggtccacacccCTGTCAgttgtggtaatgcaccttaaagttggttgccaaccaccatataaagtccaaagaagaagaagcctgaaggaggagagattactataAACGAACTCGGTTTACccttatgtgtggattaattgtcagattagaggaccttgtgcatttcaggtcaaataacaacccaatgattatatcccaggacaaattagctagcaacagcaagctagctagctaaattgccatacatgtttaatgcttttcaacctgtccccaaactAATATAGTTGGTTCTGAGTTAATTTTGATATTTCAAGCTACGTGTCCTGATCGcatctggtgtgggtggacaaaagcAACATGCGCGGTCTGGTCAGCATTTGAGCCCTATGGACTGGGGTTCAAATGTATGAGGAGAAATATATTTCATAATGAAAATATTGGATCAATTTCTAAATCTTATAAAGTCCTTGTTTGGACTTACCCAAAATGCTTGAGGACCAGGGGGAGGGACTCAGACAGCTGATCCATGGAGGGGTACTCGTACCTGGAGACAAAACAACAACCGTCAGGGTTAAAGTACTTCCATTATCAACACTTTACAATGCTTCTTATCACTGCCCTCCATATCTCTATTCCATCAACAGCCTCATACTGCTTTCTCATATCCTTTCTTTACTTTGATCATCTCTCCTATTCAGATCTATGGGGATCTGGACTCAAGATGCAGACGATCATAAAAACGAAGCACCAGAGCAATCAGGTAAAAAATTATATTCACCTAACATGCAAATGATTTATCAAGAGATCTGTGTAAATGGGCCACAACAGATCTAGATGCTACAGTACAGAGGTCAAAGGGTGACAGACGAACAGGCTGGCATACATTTGGTGCAAAGGCGGCGAGGTCTAGGGTGGTCAAGTGGTCTAAGTCACTGCCTCCAGAACTCATACAGCGGCAGCATGGGTTTAAATACGGCCCAGTGCCATTTCAACCCACTCTCCTCCACCTTTCCTCTTTACATCTGTCCTATCCAATCAACAACATATAAGATAAGGCTAGGCGACTGGGCTCACCCAGTAGAGAAAGTGTTGGCCCCCTCCTGCTGCCCAGGGGCATCGACGTGGCACACAGCAAAGTGCTGCATGATCTCCTGCATGTCCTCATGCTGGAACATGGAGTCAAAGCACGTCTTGTCTGAAACATGGAGATCCGGTACAGGATGTTAGTGATGAGGCTGGATCTCATATGATTTGTGGATGTCAAATGTCTATCACGGTGGCCATTGTGTGCTTCTTCTCAACTTTCAAATGTATCTATTTATTTAAATGTTCATCTTTATTCAGCCAGGTAAGTCATTGAGAATCAATTATCTTTTACAAATAAAGTAAATTCACTTTTCATGATGTTGACTAACCGTTATAGTCAACGAATAGACGTTCTCATTCTTAAACGTAACAATACCAAAGTGCATGGGGACATTAGTCTTACATTGAGGGGTGACATCAAATCCATTAACTAGGATGGGATGAATGAAGCAAATGGGGCTTACGGTTCAGTCCAATGTCATGGAAGGTGAGGATGACGGGCCGGTCTCCTTTGGGTATCCCCTTCATGGTGCAGTGGATCCTTCCATGGGGAGTCTCTACATCGTGCTCCTAAAGATGGAATAAACCACGGTTAGCAAATAGGGATACCACAGCACTATATTAAATATTCaaacataacaacaacaaaaaattgccCTTCAGAATCACTTGATTTTAACTTGGGCTGCATGTATtttctccaacacaacacattgcaATCAGAACACATCCAAACAGACTTAAAGTTCGCTCTGAAtaaggggcagcaggtagcctagtggttagagcgttgggccagtaactgaaaggtttctggatcaaatccctgagctgacaaggtaaaaatctgtcagtcttgcccctgaacaagtcagttaacccactgttccctgttaggccgttattgtaaataagaatttgttctcaactgacttgcctagttaaataataaaaaCATGACCAATTACCAAAAAGTGAAGGCTTCATCAGAAAGTTCTATTGAAAACAAATTAATCCAACTTCCAGTGAAACAAAATGTAAAGGCTCATGCAAAAGCAGTTAGGCTTTCTGCATTCAGTATCTTCAGTACATTCTGCTTCTCAAGGAGTCATCAACCAGAGCATCTGGCAaaaaggttttaacaatgacCAACAATAGGATTCAATTCCACATGATTTCTGACTGATGCGTATTACTTCCAAAGAACTTTCAGTCCACCATGTTTTTCACAATCAGATTGTTTATTTCAATCTCACAATAGTACAGAAGAAAAGATAAAGGTAAACAAGCCCAAGACGGCCTATCAAAGCGCACCAACTACTCCATAACAGACAGAGATCCAACAGTACTTACAGAGGTTTCAATCTCAGCAACAACACTCTCCATGTCCGAATCCCCCTCAAGAACCATGTTTCCTAGTGGCTTTTGGTCACCTGTACTGAGTAGTAAACGGAGGTAGTGCTCTGAGCTATAGATCCAATTGAAGGTAAGCTTCTGTAAAGGTCTTTATGAGGGGACTTGTCTGAGGGTTGTGTTTTATACCCCTGGTACTTACTACTCTGCATAAGCCCTGGCCTCCCATGGTGCTTTGCAAGGTGGTCAAAACAAGATAATTCTAGCTGAAGAGATCCCTAAATTGGATCAGCACAATGTCCGAAAGTGGGACAGCATGGGATATTTAATGAGGACTAGTGCAAAGTGAAGAGTAAGCAAGCCATCAGATCAGAGGGAATACAGTATAAAAGAGCAATGAATAACTTAACCCAGTTGCCAAAATATCCTCATTTGATGACATATCAGGCAGTCAAGAAAGAGAAAAATAAAGACATTTTTTGTAATAGCACTGGCATAATCACATCTGAACCCTTTATGGTGTTTTAAGTCATTCTGTTAGGTATGTCTGTGTGGCAATGTTTCAATAGATTGAAAACTAACTCAGTATCGTTATGAGATACCGTGCAAATACATTGTTTCATATCTCAATGTTATCAGTGTGGAGAGATTATCTTTAGTTTACTATTCCAAAGATAAGATAGACTATTCGCTCCTAGGTGCAATTTTGTTTGCGGCACGTTCAATTTCATAGGCCGAGCCTACTGATACTGCAAGTAAGGGTGGTTACCAATAAAATAATATTGCCACTGGAGTAGGGGAGGAATCCTGACATCATAAACCCCATACACTGACCAAAACAACTCTTACAAGGAAGGTAGTTAGGTCCAGGTTAAGACCCTGAGGagttctgtcccaaatggcaacctatcccCTACAGAGTGCACACATTTTTACCAAATGaatttgggctctggtcaaaagtagtacactgcgtagggaatatgttgccatttgggacgcaataAGAGTCAACGATGTAGTGAAATCCAGTTAAACCAAGGCTTCCCTCCAGGTTCACATAACCTATGTACATGACCTGAGGTAAACATCTGACGGCAGTGTCGTCTAGGTAACCGCGGCTTATTTGGTGGCAGTTTGATATAGACACATGCTGAGCTAATCTCATTGAGCTAgctagaggaggggggagaggagaaaggaggaggaggagggatacatGTGTAACTTGTGTGCTTGAGCttaagggggaggggaggcagcCTGGGAAAGGGACAGGTGGCTGaggtgtccctcctctacctacGTCAGTAGGGCTCTAAGACACAAAGTGATATTAAACGCTTGCCCTGGAAACCTGAGTTGACTAATCCCAGCAGGCGTGAGGGTCGGTTTGCACGAGATGGTTAGCTGCAGGCAAAATCCCTCTGCCACCTCTGAAACTTCTCAGGTCGACATGCAGTATAATCAGTTTCAGGATATTGGCATGTGGTAGGATGTTTATAAGGTACTTTGACAAGTTAAGAATGAAAGCATTGATTGTTAGGTAGTGGGTTCCCAGTGGTGCAGTCCACGGTCCTGGATGTATGTTGTTGGTATGCAGTAGGTATGCTGCTGGCTGTATGTCAAGTCAACATACACATTCATACTACAGTGTGCTCAAAATTAAAAGATACCTTTCCCGTCTTTAGATTACACAAAGGGCTACAGATAAAACATTAGTGCAGTAGTCATCTAACGTCATCTGTCAGTATCAAAGAGACCTAAATGTATGCAAAACTTCCACCAGAAACACCTAAGTACTGCAAGATGATTCATCAATAATTTTCCTTTCACATCACTGAAATATCCCAACCTAATCCATGTGGACATTAATCTGACTACTCTACACTGAAACCTGTGGATTATGTCAACATTTGTAGATTTTGATGGATATCTACGTGTGCACCATAGGGACATACCTTTATCACAAGTTGCGCAACAGCTGCTCTCAACCCCTAGAAATGACAGAGACAATGGTTATAGAGAGTGAAGTTTTGCTTTTTTTTTGCTTTTCAGTTGTTATATAACAAAGTTGAAACAACATTTTGCTCAGACAAATAAACCATTGTCTATAGTACATGCAAATCAAATGTATGATCATACAAATGATCATGAGTTTACTTACTGGCAATTCCCTGTCAACAAGCAGGGGTGCTTTTGGTAAAACTTGGATGTCATCCATGTCTTTCAGTTgaagctgagagagacagagacagagacagagaggactgtTAATTTACGCAGACTGCTTCAACCAGTGGTGGAGCGTTCCTCTGTGTTTGAGAGGAAGTTTCATATAACAAAACACACATACCTTCCTGATCCCTGTACATTTTGTTTTGATATCATGTTATTAcgttcattttttatttcacctttatttaaccaggtaggcaagttgagaacaagttctcatttacaattgcgacctggccaagataaagcaaagcagttcgacacatacaacacagagttacacatggagtaaaacatagtcaataatacaatagaaaaataagtctatatacaatgtgagcaaatgaggtgagataagggaggtaaaggcaaaaaaaaggccatggtggcaaagtaaatacaatatagcaagtaaaacactggaaaggTAGATTtgtagtggaagaatgtgcaaagtagagagaaataatggggtgcaaaggagcaaaataaataaataaatacagtagggggagaggtagttgtttgggctaaattatagatgggctatgtacaggtgcagtaatctgtgagctgctctgacagctggtgcttaaagctagtgagggagataagtgtttccagtttcagagatttttgtagttggttccagtcattggcagcagagaactggaaggagaggcggccaaagaaagaatagGTTTTGGGGGtgtctagagagatatacctgctggagcgcgtgctacaggtgggtaatgcaatggtgaccagcgagctgagataatgggggactttacctagcagggtcttgtcgatgacctggagccagtgggtttggcgacgagtatgaagcgagggccagccaacgagagcgtacaggtcgcagtggtgggtagtatatggggctttagtgtcaaaacagatggcactgtgatagactgcatccaatttattgagtagggtatttggaggctattttgtaaatgacatcgccaaactTAACACTGAGAAAACAAGACTCTCGTTCAACAGTGCATTTGAGTATTTTCTGATATATTCAATATTCAACCACTTGTCTTTTCAAATAAATATCTAAAAACCTACTTCGAAATAATTGAAAAgttattaaaaaaatgtttttttaaatatatagtatttgaacccaggtctggatcGTATAGGTACCATGCTTTCCTTCCCAACCTTTGTATGATACTTCTACGGATCTAAACATCTCCAAAACAACTTGAAGAAGGGAACTCCTCAAGTGTTTGACAGGTGGTTTCCAGGAGTTGTTTACCAGGAGTTGTTTGCCAACCTTCCACTGCACATAGTTAGCTATGACCACCTGATTTTTACACAAAGGAATGACAGATGACTAAAACACAACATCCATGTTGCCCTCTTGTAGGGATTGATGTATGACACTGTTTTAAGACTAGAAATAGACCAGGCCCTAGCTACAGCTACAGTTTTCAAAGCATTTTAAACCAGAATGAACTCAAATGAGAGTCGCCGGGTATTTTGACAGAGGTAGGGAGTGGGCGAAAAATTCAATCAAGCTGCTGTCTAGAGATCATGCTGCTGTGAACCATGATGTTAATTTGGTGGGATTGTGTGGGCTCTGCTGTGCATGCAAATCAAATCAGATGGTAAACAGACAGGGCCTTTGTGTCCAGCAAGGCCAAGGCAGGAGAAGCAGTCAAGGCAGGGCGGGCAGGCAGGCGAGGCTGGTAAAGGAGTCAGGCTCTTCCTCTGTGGTGGGCTTACTGGGCTGGGCCAACACACAAGAAGCTACTGACAATGCACAGCTTCCATAGCTcccttcacacacaaacacagtactCTCTTTCTCGCTTCCTGCCTCACACCATATTcctgtgtctcactctctccgcTGTACAGCCATAACAATATCCTTTGGATCTGATCTATGTACAGGTTTGAGATGTGCCTCTCCAGGGTAATTTTTAAAAGGAAGCGATTAATTTAACACAGAGTTTTGGGTGTCTGGGCAGGCTTCCATCAGAACAGCATCCGGACTCTACGGCTACATCACAAATGGCACGCTAGTCGGCCTagagcactacatagggaacagagTGCAATGTGGGAGGCAGACCATAACAGAAGCCTCTGCCAAGCCTCACACTagtgcagagaggaagaggcgtaTCAAAACATTTTTCAAATGTGTTTTTTCAAAGACATGATGCCTTCCAAACCCTTCGTTGGAGAAACTGTTTGCCGTTTCCCACTGAAATTCCAACATTCTATTCAATCCAACCATGCGAGAGAAGGTACACAAGCCAACATAATCTGTAAATGTTGATAAAAAAACTTTTGTATTTATAGCAGCGCAGTTAATCCTACTGGTGTTAAAGAGGCTAGTCATAATCTTGAAACCCACGTCTGTATTTTCAAACCTTCTGTTTTGGTTTCAAACTATGGCCAAGTAAACCAAACACCATTAAACCCAAACCAGTTTCCAGACCTGTAGATAGTCTTGGTGCTGAATAGGCAGTTTGAGACAACTAGGCCAAATGTTGTTTACAAGCCAGGATGCCCTTTTGACTCTCCTAAGCTAATCTTTTACCTGGCGGTATAAAAAATAAATCctctcaggacatcagtaatgccTCACGAGTACAGAACATGTTCACTCTTGCTCTCCTTCTCTGCCCCCTCCTTCCCGGTGTCTAAGGAAATTATCACTCTTCCTTgctatatacagtggcttgcaaaagtattcacccccttggcatttttcctattatgttgccttacaacctggaataaaaattcattttggggggggggttgtatcatttgacttATACAAAATGCCTACCacattgaagatgcaaaatattttctcttgtgaaaacaaaacaagaaataagactaAAAAAGCCAACTTGAaaatgcataactattcacccccccaaagtcaatacttcaaggcaaaactgctccaactccttcaagttggattggttccgctggtgtaccacaatctttaagtcatgccacagattctcaattggattgaggtctgggctttgactaggccattccaagacatttaattgtttccccttaaaccacttgagtgttgctttagcagtatgcttagggtcattgtcctgctggaaggtgaacctccatccccacccctgtctcaaatctctggaagactgaaacaggattCCTCAAGAATTTACTGGTATTTAGTGCCATCGATCatttcttcaattctgaccagtttctcagtccctgccgatgaaaaacatcccaacagtatgatggtgccaccaccatgcttcactgtggggatggtgttcttgaggTGATgcaaggtgttgggtttgcaccagacatggtgttttccttgatggccaaaaagctcaattttagtctcatctgaccagagtacctttttCCATATgattggggagtctcccacatgacttttggcaaacaccaaacatgtttgcttatttttttatttaagaaattgctttttttctggacactcttcggtaaagcccagctctgtggagtgtacggcttaaagtggtcctatggacagatactccaatctccgctgtggagctttgcagctccttcagggttatctttgttgCCTTTCTGACTAATGCCTTCCTTGCATGGTTTGTGGGTTTTTtaaataagtttttttttttcatttcaccaatttggactattttgtgtatgtccattacatgaaatccaactAAAAATCCATTTAGATTTCAGGttttaatgcaacaaaataggaaaaacgtcaatgggggtgaatacttttgcaaggcactgtatctacagtagcagtcagacgtttagacacatactcattcaaggatttttctttattttttacaattttctacattgtagaataaaatagtgaagatatcaaaaccaGGAAATAACACATGTTGACTCATGTAGTAAGAAAAAAAAGagttaaaacaaataaaaattataatatatataaaatatatattcttcaaagcagccaccctttgccttgatgacagctttgcacactcttggcattctctcaaccagattcatgaggtagtcacctggaatgcatttcaattaacaggtgtgccttgttaaaagttcatttgtggaatttctttccttcttaatgtgtttcagccaatcagttgtgttgtgacaatgtaggggggtatacagaagatagccatgtttggtgaaagaccaagtccatattatggcaagaacagcttaaataagcaaagggTGCAGGCACAAAAACAAtgaagcactatgatgaaactggctctcattaggAGCGCCATAGGAAAGtaagttacctttgctgcagaggatgttcattagagttaacagcctcagaaattgcagccctaataaatgcttcagagttcaagtaacagacacatctcaacatcaattgtccCGAGGAGACTGCTTGAAAAATCAGGCCTTCGTGatcgatttgctgcaaagaaaccactactgaaggacaccaatgagaagagGAAACTTGCAaagggccaagaaacatgagcaatggacattggacctctggaaatctgtcttttggtctgatgagttcaaatttgagatatttggttccatccacagtgtctttgtgagacacagagtaggtgaacggattatctccacatgtgtggttcccaccgtgaagcattaaggaggaggtgtgatagtttgggggtgctttgctggtgacactgttggtgatctTTTTAGGattcaagtcacacttaaccaacatggccaccacagcattctgcagtgatacaccatcccatctggtttggtctGAGGGTCGCTTAGCCCAAAGGCCAGCAGATGGCAATATTGATATGGTATTGATGGTTTAATCTTACCATCTACACGCATTGTGTACAGTTGGCAATACACTCGTATCCCCCGTGGACCTGTCTGTCCCTAAAACATTCTCCATTCAGGCTGCAAGGGGGTCAATTTCCACCTTAACTTGATTTAACGGTAAGAAGGCGGAAAACTGGGGAAAATGCGTACTTTCTTTATGAAAAATAATTTCCCACCACCATTCTAGTGGCTAATGCTACTTCCTGATGTTGTGCCCTGCATTCAGACAGAGATattagagaaaggaggagatagAAATCTGATTTGTTAATGGAGAAACGTAAGATCCCCCACCCAGCAGACTATCGACCAATCTCAAAGTCAAGGCACTGAGAATCTGCCTATTTTCCTTAAGAAGTACATCTTGTCACAATTCCAAAGTGATATTACAGAGAACAAGTTAATTATCTCAAATCTAGGGAAAGTATTTGCAATGTTGTACTTCTTGTTCACAAAATTTATGTTAATTAATTAATGACCAATGGAGTTTCCCCCAACTCCTCAAACGTATCTCTGGTtagaggcctcccgggtggtgcagtggctGATCTGAGCCACTGCACCCCCTGGGAGGCCTCTAACCAGAGATACCTTTGAGGAGTTgagccaccagagattctgggttcgagcccaggctctgtcgcagccggccgcaactGGGAGGCCCATGGAGCAGTGCACAATTatcccagcgtcgtctgggtttggccggcagggatatccttgtctaaTCATGTACGAGCggctcctgtggcaggccggtgCACACTGaccaggttgccaggtgtacagtgtttcctctgacacgttggtgcggctggcttccggttgGATGGGtattgtgtttcggaggatgcatggctctcgaccttcgcctctcccgagtctgtacgggagttgcagcgatgagacaagactgcaactactaccaattggggagaaaaaaaggggtaaaaaaaggaGCTCTGGTTTAGCCAGACTGTAACGCTCGTCAAAATgggtagaccaaggcgcagcgtgatttgggttcatcataatttatttaaaatgtgaaccagcaacaaaacaataaagagaaacaaacaaacgaacttacagccttgtagggctcaaaagcaacattacaaaaacaagatcccacagtcaacaggtgggaaaaggctgccgaaatatgatccccaatcagagacaacgatagacagctgcctgtgattgggaaccataccaagccaacatagaaatacaaaaactagaCTACACATAGAACTAGaacaccccccagtcacgccttgacctactccaccatagaaaataaaggctttctATGGTTAGGACGTGACAGACTGGCTGAACACGATACACAACATCCGGGACTAGCATTCCTAGATATTAGCCACTTTAGCGTGGTGGAAAACAGTGTTTCATAAAGAAAGTAGGCATATTTTCCCACCTTCTCGCCATTGACCGTTTGCAGCCTGAATGGATAACGTTTTCGGTACGAACCGGTCCACAGGAGGATACCAGTATGTAGGCTGCATATAGGAAGTACCCATGCTACGGTCTATTCAGCGCtcgtctgaccaatcggaatccgtGTTTCAAGATAGTTTGATCAACTGcgaactgggatatgttccgggttgcctctgagaataacattgggAACCATACACGGACAAAGTGACTGAGCTCATCAGGAAATGTTTAAGCATTGTTGTTCCCACTGTggctattaaaacctacccaaaccagaaaccgtggatagacagcagcatttgcgcaaaactgaaagcgcaaacaaccgcatttaaccatggcaaggtgactaggaatgtggttgaatacaaacagtgtagttattctctccgtaaggcaatcaaaagGGCAAAACggcagtatagagacaaagtggagtcgcaattcaacagttCAGACACGAaaagtatgtggcagggtctactgccaatcacggattacaaagggaataCCAGTCAGGTCGCAGACACCAATGCCGATAGACACCGACacttgctcccggacaagctaaacaccttctgtgcccgctttgaggataacacagtgccaccgacattGCCCGctccaaggactgtgggctcacgttctccgtggctgacgtgaATAAGGCATTTAAgagtgttaaccctcacaaggctgcctgCCCAGAccgcatccctagccgtgtcctcagagaatgtgcagaccagctggctggagggTTTACGGACATATAAAATCTttccctgtcccagtctgctgtccactTACTttaagatgtccaccattgtccGTGTACACAAgacagctaaggtaactgaactcaaaactatcgccctgtagcactcacttgtCATTATGATGTACTttgaggctagttaaggatcataatcacctctaccttacctgataccctagacccacttcaattcgcttaccgcccc
Above is a genomic segment from Oncorhynchus masou masou isolate Uvic2021 chromosome 12, UVic_Omas_1.1, whole genome shotgun sequence containing:
- the ndrg1a gene encoding protein NDRG1a isoform X1, yielding MDDIQVLPKAPLLVDRELPGLRAAVAQLVIKEHDVETPHGRIHCTMKGIPKGDRPVILTFHDIGLNHKTCFDSMFQHEDMQEIMQHFAVCHVDAPGQQEGANTFSTGYEYPSMDQLSESLPLVLKHFGLKSIIGIAVGAGAYILARFALDYPALVEGLVLVNINHCAEGWMDWAANKVTALPEMLIGHLFGKEEISNNHDLIATYRHHIMNDMNQYNLHHFVKAYNSRRDLEIERPIPGGKISVRTLKCPSLLVVGDSSPAVDAVVECNTKLDPTKTTLLKMADCGGLPMVDQPAKLTEAFKYFIQGMGYMPAASMTRLVRSRTASGSSIHSMDGNRSRSHTNEGNRSRSHTNEKRGRSHTDSMEGTANSSTALKSTEVSC